The Cognatishimia activa nucleotide sequence TCAGCATGCCAAAGACAGCTTTCATGCCGGTGGATTTCCCTGCCCCGTTTGGGCCAACGATCACAGCGATTTCGCCTTTGTCTACGGAAAGTTCCAAGTCATGCAGGATGTCCGGCCCAGTGCCGTAGCCGCCGGTCATGTTGTTTGCAGAGAGGAAGCTCATGATGCGCCCTCCTTTTTCTTGTTCTTCACGCCGGTACCCAGATAGGCCTCAATCACGGCTTCGTTGGACATGATCTCATCCGCAGTACCCGTCGCCATGACAGAGCCCTGCGCCATCACGATCACCGGATCGCAAAGCTGTTTGATGAAATCCATATCGTGTTCGATCATGCAGAAGGTGTAGCCGCGCTCCACATTCAGGCGCTTGATCGCGTCACCAATGGTGTAAAGCAGCGTGCGGTTCACACCTGCGCCGACCTCATCAAGGAAGACCATCTTGGCGTCGACCATCATAGTGCGGCCAAGTTCCAGCAGTTTCTTTTGACCACCCGACACGTTACCCGCCTTCAGATCAGCGATGTGTTCGATGGTCAGGAATTCCAGCACCTCATCGGCTTTCGCCCGCAAGGCCCGTTCTTCATCCGCAATGCGTTTGCGCCCGAACCAAGTGTTCCACAGCGTTTCGCCATGCTGTCCAGCGGGCACCATCATCAGGTTCTCGCGGCAAGTCATGGAGTGGAATTCATGCGCGATCTGGAAAGTGCGCAGGATACCTTTGTGAAAAAGGTTATGAGGTTTCAGGCCGGTGATGTCTTCCCCATCAAACAGCACAGTGCCGCTTGTTGGCGTCAGAACTCCAGCGATGCAATTGAAAAGCGACGTCTTTCCCGCCCCATTCGGGCCAATCAGCCCGGTAATGGTCCCCTTTTCGATGGTCAGCGAAGCCCCATCGACAGCGCGAAATCCGCCGAAATGCATGTGTAGGTCACGCACTTCGATCATGTTCTATGTCCCATGTGATTGTGCTCCCTCCTAAGTTCTTGATGTTAGTTGAGGGATGGATTGGAAAAAGCCCGGAGCGCGAAACTCCGGGCTTTTCCGTTATCAGCTCGACTTAGCGGTAGCCGATTGTCTCTTGCTTACCGTTCACTGTCTTGATGACACGGTAGGAGCCGGATGCTTCACCTGGCTCGATCAGCTCAACAGCGGATGCGCCAACCAGATCGACTTCGCCACCATTTGCCAGGATTTCCAGCGCTTTCGCCAGTTCGCCAGGGAAGATCTGCTCACCCGGTGCGTTGGCAACGTCAAACATCTTTTCCTTGTAAACAGCTGGATCATTGGATCCTGCCGCTTGCATCGCCAGAAGTAGGATCGCAGCTGCGTCATAGGATTCTGGTGAGAACGGTGCAGTCGCGTCAAAGCCGTTTGCTTCGCCGATTGGGGTGTATAGATCACCACCCGGTGCATCTGTGCCAGGAACCTGACCCATTGTGCCGTCCAGATCCGCGCCGAAGTTTGCTTCTGTCGCAAAGCCAACCATCGCATCAGGCAGGTGGAAGGTGTCAAATGCACCTGTGTCCAGCGATGCCTGAATGATGCCTTTACCACCTTGGTCTGCATAGCCGACAACAACCAACAGGTCACCGCCCGCGGATGCCAGAGCGCCAACTTCAGCAGAGTAGTCGCCTTTACCATCTTCGTGAGACGCGTTGATGGTCACTTCGCCGCCATTTGCGGTGTAATTCGCTTCAAAGCTGTCCGCCAGACCTTTGCCATAGTCGTTGTTTGTGTAGGTCACAGCAACGGAGGTGATGCCTTCTTCCAGCAGAATATCTGCCATCACCGCGCCTTGGCGCGCGTCAGAAGGTGTCGCGCGGAAAAACAGGCCATTGTCTTCGATTGTAGACAGCGCTGGGGATGTTGCGGATGGGGAAATCATCACCATACCGTTTGGAACGGCAACGTTCTGCAGTGCAGCGGTTGTCGCGCCAGAGCAGAGCGCACCGATGATGCCGGAAACGCCATCAGCGGTGACAAAACGTTCAGCAACCGAAGTTGCGATCGCTGCGTCGGCACAGGTGGAGTCACCCTCAACCAGTGTCAGTTTCTTGCCGCCAAGGAAGAGGCCGCTTTCCGCAACTTCTTTCACCGCGGCGCGTGCACCACCCGCCATTGGAGGCGCATAGGATTCAGCTGGGCCAGTGAAGCCAAGCATCAAGCCAACTTTAACTTCATCTGAGTGACCCGCTGCGTAAGCAGAGCCTGCAACGAGCGCGGTAGCAGCCGAAGCCAGAAGGAATTTTTTCATTTGGTATTTACTCCCTGTTTGGAACTTTGTCCTGGCGGAGAGCCTAAATGTGACCAATTTCTTTTGAAAGAGTTACGCTAGGAAAAAACAAAAAGAATGCAGATTACAGGAAATTTGATCAAACAAGCCAGAAAATGAAATGAATTTGGTAAATTATTCGATTTTATTCAGGAAAAAGGCGCAAATCACTTGAATGCTCAAAGCGCTCCGGCTGTCTGTTTCAACAATTTCGTAAACCTAAGGGGAATAAAAGCGACAAAAACATGCGTTTTCGTAGAGTCTGTCGATAGGTCATGATTCCGGTGGCAGCTTCATTGAATCCAGATTTATGCCGCCGAGAGGTTGAAATCGTTGCTATGGACAAACTGCCTCTACATGTGGAATTGAAGCGCAGCCGTTGAAATGCAATCCACCGGATTGGGAGATGTCCATTGGCGCGATCCGTAGCCAAAGATCACGATCAGAAACGCCAGCATATTCTATATGCCTCCGCACGAGTTTTCGCAGAGGAAGGTATTGCGCGGTCTAATATGGTTCAGGTCGCCAAAGCCTGCGGCATCTCAAAAGCCAATATCTATCATTATTATGACAGCAAAGACGCGCTGCTGTTTGATATCCTCAACACATATCTCTCTGCTTTGCGTGACAGATTATTGGCACTTGTCTCAGATGATACGGCACCGGAAGATCACTTGCATGCCTTCGTGAGCGAAGTTCTCTTGGCCTATCTGAAAATGGATGCTGAGCACAAAATTCAATCCGAAGGCGTCCCGCTTTTGCAGGAAGACCAGCAATTGATCTTGAAATCCTATCAACGCGATATTGTTCGCGCGCTGAATGGAACGTTGCTAGAGATTGCCCCCCAGCGTTTCACGCATGATAAATCCAGTCTGCGTGCCACCAGCATGTCGATCTTCGGCATGCTCAACTGGTACGCCATGTGGAATGAAGACGCGGACGAAATGGCGCGCAACAACTACGCCAAACTGGTCACGGATTTGGTGATCAATGGTGTGCGGGGCGGCTGAGCGCTGAACAGGCCTATGCCCGGGTCAAACCTAATCCAAATCTTGTGCAACGTAAGTCACATCAGTCTCGGAGCTATGGATTGCCAAGCGGAGTGCTGAACCTTGGGCTTTTATTGTGTGCGCAAGATCGACAAATCCCAGATGCTCTAAGGCCGCGATGACTTCGCTATTAACACGCTCAAGAGAGTTGTTCTCGACATAGTTTATTAGGATCTTGGCAGCCGTGCTCGCACCTCGCAATGCGATGCCGTTTGCGGGATCATCCAATGCAGCGACGCTTTGGGCATTCAATTCGATGATCGCCTTCACGTTGTCAGGGGCTTGCGTTTGAATATGACGGATTTCCCCCGTCAAAGACGTTATTCTATCCTCCAACCCGAGCATCTGCACTTCCACATCCTGGCCGGTTTTCACATAGCCCAAATGCGTTGGGGGAATAAAAAACTCAGCCAAGTACCCCTGTGAATCCGAAGGTCTGATTTCCAGAATTTCTGTGTCAGAGAGCGCCGCACTCATGAGAGGCAACCGCCTCAGACGTACCACCTGCCCCTTGTCTGGCGACAGCAACCTTGGATCATCAATCAATGCCAATAGACGTTGCCGCATCTGCTGGTCGGCCTGAAGCTCCCTGGAAATAGTCGCCAATCGATGGCGCCTATCCCTTCGATGCTCTGACATATTGCGTTCGTGTTCGGACACCATCATCTGCTCGCGTTCAAAAAGACGATTGCGAGCAAATTGCAATGAGAGAACCTGTCGGAAATCATTGCTCTGGGCATCCGCTTGAGGGTCAAGAGATGTCAGCAGACTTTGGATGAGCCCTTCAAGCAACTTTTGATCTGATTTTAAAAGGCTGCGCGATTTTTCAAATTCCAGAACCATCGTCGCAGTCACATCCGCGTCTTCTACACATTGCCTATCAGCGTCTTCGACGGCTTGAATTTGCTGTGCTGGAAGACTTTCAGAAAGGTCATTGTCAACTTCAGATGACCGATGGTTCAGCAGACAGGCGCGCAGCCTATCATTATGCAATAGCCGCGCATCCAGAGCCGCGACTTGAGATGTCATAACCTCTGCATCCAAGAGCGCCACAGTTTGCCCGGCGTATACGACCTCATTTCGCTCTACGAGTATCTCTTTTAGAAAAGCGCCTTCCGGAACGGTGACCGCCACTGGTGATGCAAGCGGGCGCAGCGTCCCGATGAAACTATGTCGCGAAGCAACAGTCGTATTTGCCAGCAAAACCGCAGCAGGCGCGATCACGACTGCGAGGCTTGAGAGTACAGCCAATATCCACAATAGCCTGCTTAGACGTAAGCGGCCTTTTGGCAGATCAGAATAGAAATCAGGAAGAGGTCTGTGCATGGACCCTGCCCGGTTTCACTTCGGTCTTGCGTGGGTCATAGGTTTCAACCTTGACCTTAATCAGACGCCCTTCAAGATGGCTTTCGAAGGCGACATCCAAACTGTTTGCCATGATGGCTGCCAACGGGTTGCGCCTTGAATCCAGAGGCTTCTGTTCAGCCAATTCTTGTGCCTTCTGCACCTGACCTGAGGAAATAGGTGGTGACCCATCCATCATGTGAACGCTGCAATGCCCTTCAAAATTCTTGAACAGGAATTCCACCGTATCGTCATCGCCCAAATTCGCTTCGCGGCAGGACACTGCCAAAAGCTCCGAGGCAACAAGGGCAACTCGCCGTCGATTGGCTTCATCCCCATTGCGACGGAAATGAGATCTGATCCATTTCTCCAGATTCTGTTCAGCCTCGAGTGACCGTTGCGCAATGAAACGATGCCATCCGCTTGCCCGGCGCTCGCGTACTTGCTTGGCAGGGCCGAAATCCACCAACGTGCCGTTTTGCAGCACAAAAAGCCGATCACATTTATCAAGCAATGCGCGGTTGTCAGATATCAGGACGATGCTGCGGCCCAAGCGGACTTCTTGATCCAGCCGATGGCAGAGCGCAGAAACCTGTGCTGCCTGCAGGGCGTCTTCTGGTCGGTCAAAAAAGTAAACTGAAGGCGACAGTGCGAATGCGCGGCTCAGCGCCAATGATTTGCGATGCATAGACGGCAATAGCCTTGCATCTGGCGCGCTACAAATTTCCTGCACGAGATCATGTGCGAATACCATTTGTTCAAGAAAATATCGCCCGCGCTTCAGCTGATCATCCCCCTGATAACACGATAGGTTGTCCGCTCCAGATGCAGGCAATATCAACGGTGTATCTGCCACATGTACAGCCGGCACCAACTGTATCCCCGAAGATCTCTGCCACAAATCTGTGCCATTCTGTGTAACCAGCCCAGATACTTGAACATCGGCCAGTGAAAACGGATCGACCAAACTCTGCATCAAAAGGGACTTCCCAGCGCCGCTTTCACCGATAATGCCGACGATCTCTCCGGGATCAATCGAGAGGGAAATATCTGCCAAAAGCGGATTGCCATTTTGCGTTCGGACATTGAGATGCGAAACGATCAGACCAGTGCCGGGCAGCGTCGAGTTTTCGACCGGTTTTTGAACACGTGTCGATTTGCCAATGTCCTCTCGATTTTGGCCAAAATGCACTTGCGCATACTTCAGCACATCGTTGACACACCATGCGCTTATCAACGCAAGCGACAGCATAATACCTGGCATCAAAACCTGCTCAGAAACAAGAAAGGCCCCTGTTGCGAAGCTGATCAGCAGAGCCATCAAAACAACAACGCGTCTAAAAGGGTCGCTCAACGCATGATTGGCTGACTTGGCCATCGCCTTCGCTGCCCCGTTGCCGTCCCGTCCTGCGCAAAGAGACACGGCTTCTTCTGGGAAATACACCCAAGGGGGCTCATTGCTCTTTACTCGCGATAATTGTCTCTGAACAAGCCACCCCACCCCTGAACATATCGGGATGCTGAGGCCCGCCAGAGGATGCACAAAGAGTATTGTCATAGATATCGGCGCAGCAAAAACCGCCGCAACCAGACGCGCCTGCTGTTCTCGCATCCAGCGAAATCCACGGAGTGATCTTGTATGGGCGAACTCAAGCAGCGCCACCCCCATTACAAGGCAAAACCCAACACCAAGCAGAACCAGTGCCATGCGACTTTCGCCGGCCTCTACGACAATCGCGTGAAACAGAAAGGACAGGAGGATTATGGCCAATGTGCAAAGGAATATGCTGACCCCGAAAGTGGCCCCAAGCACCAAAGCCCAACGCGGGGAGGATCGGTCCGCCATGGCCAGCTTTGCGTCCACGATGTCGATCGTTTCTGAGCTAACCGATGGCTCATCCAATTCCATATCTCTGGAATGTAACATGTGGGACTCCCGTCTATGTGACGAGACTTGATTAACCCAGCACTCTTAAAAAACTTTTGAGAAATACCGCCTGAATGAGAACAACCAGCGGCTCGCAAATGAAAAGAATTTCAAATTTTCGACGTTCGAAGTTTATTAAGGGTGTTGCGCCTAAGGTCTAATGCGAATCCAAAACTTAGGTGCTTCTCTGAACATGCCAGGCGATCCAAAATCTAAAGCAGACCGTGGGACATTCGGTTCAGCCTCTCTATTGCTGAGCGCAGTGGCCGTGGTCACTGTTACAGCGACCTGGTTTGTCGGCTCCTCCGCAAAATCGATGTTTTTAGCCTATCAAGAAGAGATCAATCCGATCATCGCAGGTGGCGAAGGCGATGCGCTCCCGGCCGTCATGCGAGGCAGCATTCCGGCCATGACCACAAGCTTGGTCTATGAGGAACCTAAGGGGACAAAACCGCCGCGCATGTGTGAAATGCAGTCGGATTACTTTGACGACTTGGATCAAGGTAAGGAAGCCCTATCGGGATACACACAACGCAATGAATATATTCGTAAATATCGCCCTCGACGCGGCTTTTTGAACGAAAGAGAAATGCGTGCAGCGAGAGTTGCCTGGCACTATTTCGAAAAGTTCACCCAAGAAAACACTGGAATGGCCAACTCGGTGGGGAATTACCCATCCACTACGCTCTGGGATACTGCCTCTTACATTGCAGGCGCAGTGGCCGCTTTTGAACTTTGTATTATCGAAAAACCTGAATTTGATCGCCGCATGACGCTGCTTTTAACCACGATCAAAGGGTTAGAGCTCTTTCGAAAAGAATTGCCCAACAAAGTGTATCACACCAAATCAGGCCTCAAGGTCGACTATACCAACAAGGCCGGGGAAATCGGATTTTCCGCTCTTGATATCGGCCGATTTATGGTTTGGATGCGGATCCTGAAAAATCGCTATCCCTACATGGGAAATACCGTCGACTCGGTCCTTCTGAAATGGGATTTCTCTAATGCAGTTTCCAAAGAAGGGCTCTTGTTTGGGGCCTATGTGGACAAGGAGACCGGCGAAACTGTTTATGCGCAGGAAGGCCGTTTGGGATATGAGGAATACGCGGCCAAGGGATTTGCGCTTTGGGGGTTCCGCCCTTTGATGGCGCATCGCGCAGAACCTTTTTTGACGGCCTCAATTTTTGGTATTCAGGTGCCTTACGATGGGCGTGACCCACGAGTGTTTCACAGTCAAAACTACGTCGTAACGGAATCCTATCTTCAAGATGGTCTAGAGCTTGGGTTCGATATGCCCCACGATGATAGCTCACCTTCCTGGGTGCATTCGGACGGTTGGCGTGCGGAGTTTGCTGATCGAATTTACCGCGTACAAGAAAACCGCTGGCGGCGCACAGGGTTTATGACTGCCCGCTCAGAGCATAACGTCAAAGGCCCCCCTTATTTCACCTACGATACCATTTTTTCCGATGGCTACCCATGGAATACGGTCACCCCACGCGGGGATTACACGCCAGACCATGCAGCTGTTGCAGCAAAAGCCGCACTTGGGCTCTGGGCGCTCTGGGATACGGAATATACTGATGTTCTCTACGAGGCGATGATCGAACTCTATGATCCTGAAAATGGAATGTATGAGGGACTTTATGAACGCGGTCAGGGCCGGGTTGAGATCTACACTGCGAACAATAACGGCATCATTCTCACCTCGTTACTGCACAAGGTCCAAGGCAAAATCCTTACGCCGTATACCGGCGAAACCGAAGTTTGGTACACTGCTTACCGAGATCAAGATCTGCGAGAACGTCGCAACTACCCTGACCCGTTTCAGCGCGAAGATTGGCTGCCAGCGCTAAGGCATTCGACTCAAAAGGAGCTTGATTACTGATGTTTAACTCTCAGCGACTGATACGATTTAGTGCGTCAGCTGCATTGATGGCTCTGCTTTGCGGTGGGATAGCATCGGCTCAGCAGTCTTCGACCGCACCTGAGGATTCCTTTACGCTGGATGCAGCGATCCTCGATACTTCCATCCCCTTCTCGGTGGGTGCCCATGAAGCGCGGCAGGAATTGCGCGGAGCCTTTGGCTGGCCAACATTTCAAGAAGGCTTGGTGCAGGGTGTCTATTTCCGGTTCGATCCTGATGGCTATGCACGCTTCTCCCCTACTCCTCGATTGGACACCGATGTGTTTGAAGTCATTTGTCGCCCACGCACCCACGTTTGCATGGCACGAAAAGACAGTTTGACTTTGACGCTTAACAACCGAAACCAGATTCAGCTCGCACTTGAAAATGTAACGGAAGCGGATGACTTTCTAATTGCCGAAGGCATTTCAGAGCTTCCTCTGCCCAGCAATATTCTAAATCCTCTAGATGGGCGCATGGAGCTCATCTTATCGTCCGGAGGTGATCTTGTTGTCTCTCGCGCGAAAAAGGAAGTGGACCGAATATCGCTTAAAGGCTTCGCTGCAGTGACCGCATACCTGCGCTGGGTTAGCGCACAACAAAGCTATACAGTTCTACCGCGGGATTGGCCGGTACCCAACTCCGGCTCCGCAACGGCAGAAATAACCAAATCTGCAAAATGGCAATCACCAATGCCGAAGCCTTTGGCCGCTGAACTCTCCTATCCAGATGAAGATGTGGCCGAAGTTCGCGGCGAACTTCGCGTGTTGCGAGAGTTGCTTTTGAAAGGCGAAACCGCTGCGCCTCAGGATCGAGAGGCAGTCGATCGGCTTAGCGAGGTTCAGCGTGCATTGGATGCATTGGCGCTGGAAATCGAAACGCTGAAAACACCGGATAACCCTATTGTTGTTGAAGCGCCTCAAGCTCTTCAGAGCCACGCCGAATACAACTCAGTTAATACAATCGAGAGGCAAACTGCTCCATTAGAAAACGATGCTCAACTAATCGCGCGCCGGATGGAGTATCTGATGACAGAAATCGGGTTAGAACCGGAAGTGGCGTTGATGTTGCTTAAACAAGGCGAGGTAAAACTCGACAATGAAACTGAAACAACTCCGCAGAACTTGGTCGATGAACTACTGGCAGACTTGCGCGCAAACTTGCCAACAGAGGCTGCAACACCAGAATTGAAGCCCAATATATCTGAAACGGAGTACCAGCTACTGACGGATTACTTTCAATCGGTCTTTGATGAAATCTGACTAAGATGCATGCTGGAACAGTTGTTAATCACGTTCGGAGGCTCTGTGATCCGTTAAGCACCTCCAGCTTTCAGGCAGGTGTTCCCGCATTATTATCCGCCGTTAGTGCAGATTTCCGAGAGGTGTTATCAAGTTTGGCCAAGTTTAAACGCCTGGTCAAAACGACCTGTACCCATACAAAATACAGATAAATCAGTTTGATTTATCTTATTTTAGATAGGATGCGCGCGAACACTTTGCCGAGAGGTATGATTGGTTGCCGACGCCGAATACCTAGATCAGAAACGATGTCAGATTACCGTTTCTCCAACAATCCTGCCGTCGCTTTTGTGCTTTTCAGTTTGTGTTTCGGCCTAAC carries:
- a CDS encoding HlyD family secretion protein gives rise to the protein MHRPLPDFYSDLPKGRLRLSRLLWILAVLSSLAVVIAPAAVLLANTTVASRHSFIGTLRPLASPVAVTVPEGAFLKEILVERNEVVYAGQTVALLDAEVMTSQVAALDARLLHNDRLRACLLNHRSSEVDNDLSESLPAQQIQAVEDADRQCVEDADVTATMVLEFEKSRSLLKSDQKLLEGLIQSLLTSLDPQADAQSNDFRQVLSLQFARNRLFEREQMMVSEHERNMSEHRRDRRHRLATISRELQADQQMRQRLLALIDDPRLLSPDKGQVVRLRRLPLMSAALSDTEILEIRPSDSQGYLAEFFIPPTHLGYVKTGQDVEVQMLGLEDRITSLTGEIRHIQTQAPDNVKAIIELNAQSVAALDDPANGIALRGASTAAKILINYVENNSLERVNSEVIAALEHLGFVDLAHTIKAQGSALRLAIHSSETDVTYVAQDLD
- a CDS encoding ATP-binding cassette domain-containing protein; the encoded protein is MLHSRDMELDEPSVSSETIDIVDAKLAMADRSSPRWALVLGATFGVSIFLCTLAIILLSFLFHAIVVEAGESRMALVLLGVGFCLVMGVALLEFAHTRSLRGFRWMREQQARLVAAVFAAPISMTILFVHPLAGLSIPICSGVGWLVQRQLSRVKSNEPPWVYFPEEAVSLCAGRDGNGAAKAMAKSANHALSDPFRRVVVLMALLISFATGAFLVSEQVLMPGIMLSLALISAWCVNDVLKYAQVHFGQNREDIGKSTRVQKPVENSTLPGTGLIVSHLNVRTQNGNPLLADISLSIDPGEIVGIIGESGAGKSLLMQSLVDPFSLADVQVSGLVTQNGTDLWQRSSGIQLVPAVHVADTPLILPASGADNLSCYQGDDQLKRGRYFLEQMVFAHDLVQEICSAPDARLLPSMHRKSLALSRAFALSPSVYFFDRPEDALQAAQVSALCHRLDQEVRLGRSIVLISDNRALLDKCDRLFVLQNGTLVDFGPAKQVRERRASGWHRFIAQRSLEAEQNLEKWIRSHFRRNGDEANRRRVALVASELLAVSCREANLGDDDTVEFLFKNFEGHCSVHMMDGSPPISSGQVQKAQELAEQKPLDSRRNPLAAIMANSLDVAFESHLEGRLIKVKVETYDPRKTEVKPGRVHAQTSS
- a CDS encoding ABC transporter ATP-binding protein yields the protein MIEVRDLHMHFGGFRAVDGASLTIEKGTITGLIGPNGAGKTSLFNCIAGVLTPTSGTVLFDGEDITGLKPHNLFHKGILRTFQIAHEFHSMTCRENLMMVPAGQHGETLWNTWFGRKRIADEERALRAKADEVLEFLTIEHIADLKAGNVSGGQKKLLELGRTMMVDAKMVFLDEVGAGVNRTLLYTIGDAIKRLNVERGYTFCMIEHDMDFIKQLCDPVIVMAQGSVMATGTADEIMSNEAVIEAYLGTGVKNKKKEGAS
- a CDS encoding DUF3131 domain-containing protein → MRIQNLGASLNMPGDPKSKADRGTFGSASLLLSAVAVVTVTATWFVGSSAKSMFLAYQEEINPIIAGGEGDALPAVMRGSIPAMTTSLVYEEPKGTKPPRMCEMQSDYFDDLDQGKEALSGYTQRNEYIRKYRPRRGFLNEREMRAARVAWHYFEKFTQENTGMANSVGNYPSTTLWDTASYIAGAVAAFELCIIEKPEFDRRMTLLLTTIKGLELFRKELPNKVYHTKSGLKVDYTNKAGEIGFSALDIGRFMVWMRILKNRYPYMGNTVDSVLLKWDFSNAVSKEGLLFGAYVDKETGETVYAQEGRLGYEEYAAKGFALWGFRPLMAHRAEPFLTASIFGIQVPYDGRDPRVFHSQNYVVTESYLQDGLELGFDMPHDDSSPSWVHSDGWRAEFADRIYRVQENRWRRTGFMTARSEHNVKGPPYFTYDTIFSDGYPWNTVTPRGDYTPDHAAVAAKAALGLWALWDTEYTDVLYEAMIELYDPENGMYEGLYERGQGRVEIYTANNNGIILTSLLHKVQGKILTPYTGETEVWYTAYRDQDLRERRNYPDPFQREDWLPALRHSTQKELDY
- a CDS encoding TetR/AcrR family transcriptional regulator codes for the protein MARSVAKDHDQKRQHILYASARVFAEEGIARSNMVQVAKACGISKANIYHYYDSKDALLFDILNTYLSALRDRLLALVSDDTAPEDHLHAFVSEVLLAYLKMDAEHKIQSEGVPLLQEDQQLILKSYQRDIVRALNGTLLEIAPQRFTHDKSSLRATSMSIFGMLNWYAMWNEDADEMARNNYAKLVTDLVINGVRGG
- a CDS encoding ABC transporter substrate-binding protein yields the protein MKKFLLASAATALVAGSAYAAGHSDEVKVGLMLGFTGPAESYAPPMAGGARAAVKEVAESGLFLGGKKLTLVEGDSTCADAAIATSVAERFVTADGVSGIIGALCSGATTAALQNVAVPNGMVMISPSATSPALSTIEDNGLFFRATPSDARQGAVMADILLEEGITSVAVTYTNNDYGKGLADSFEANYTANGGEVTINASHEDGKGDYSAEVGALASAGGDLLVVVGYADQGGKGIIQASLDTGAFDTFHLPDAMVGFATEANFGADLDGTMGQVPGTDAPGGDLYTPIGEANGFDATAPFSPESYDAAAILLLAMQAAGSNDPAVYKEKMFDVANAPGEQIFPGELAKALEILANGGEVDLVGASAVELIEPGEASGSYRVIKTVNGKQETIGYR